GTGACCGGGCGGGACCACCAACGGCTCCTGCCCCGGTCCGCCCCGTCGCGGGGTGCACCCCCCGCGCTCCGGTCCCCGTGGGCCGGTGCGCGATAGTGGTACGCGTGAGTGCCGCACCCCAGACCCGTACCGACCCCGAGCCCTCGGACGAGAGCGAGCTCCCGGACGGCGCCGCGTCCCCGCCCGGGGACGCCGCCGAGACCGCGCCGGCCGGGCCCGCGCGCGGCGCGGACCGCGGCGCGCGCCGCAGCCTGGCCCTGGCCCTGCTGGCCGGCGCGGCCGGCGCGGGCCTCGCGCTGCTGGCCTCCGGCCGCATCTGGGCCCGCGGCTCCGCCCAGCTCGCCCAGGGCGAACTGCCGCGCAGCGTGACCGGCGCCGACGTGACCGGTGTGCCCGGCGCCCTGGCCGTGGTCGGCCTGGCCGCGCTGGTCGCCGTCTTCGCGGTGCGCCGGGCCGGCCGGACCGGCGTCGCGGTCCTCCTCACGCTCAGCGGCGCCGGGATCGTGGCCGCCGCACTGGTGGGCAACGCCGACACCTCCGCGCTGCGCGAGAAGGCCGCCACCGCGGTCGGACTGGCCGGCGCCGATGTGCATCACGTCACGCACACCGGCTGGCCGTGGGTGGCCGCCGCCGGCGGCCTGCTGCTGCTGATCGCCGGGCTGCTGGCACTGTTCCGCGGACGCCACTGGCCTGCGATGTCGGGC
The sequence above is a segment of the Streptomyces lydicus genome. Coding sequences within it:
- a CDS encoding TIGR02234 family membrane protein → MSAAPQTRTDPEPSDESELPDGAASPPGDAAETAPAGPARGADRGARRSLALALLAGAAGAGLALLASGRIWARGSAQLAQGELPRSVTGADVTGVPGALAVVGLAALVAVFAVRRAGRTGVAVLLTLSGAGIVAAALVGNADTSALREKAATAVGLAGADVHHVTHTGWPWVAAAGGLLLLIAGLLALFRGRHWPAMSGRYERTPGGARGPRRTPPAPDLDRPEEIWKSLDRGEDPTR